A section of the Enterococcus montenegrensis genome encodes:
- a CDS encoding GRP family sugar transporter, with protein MALLVALVPMFAWGSIGLVSGKLGGDANQQTLGMTMGAFIFSLGIFFVMRPSIDMLTIMIGFISGLFWFVGQNGQFHAMKAMGVSVGLPLSTGMQLMLNTIAGAIFFHEWRHVRDFILGFLALALLVAGAYLTSRKDPNGKSKPEAGMKMYDFGKGFRFLFISTIGYGLYTIIITWAGLDPLAIILPQSIGMLTGALCFSARKVAFDKYVWRNITSGLLWGIGNICMLLSIQTVGLAVGFSLSQMGIIISTLGGIFLLGEHKTKKEMFYVIIGCLLVIFGGILLGYMKALS; from the coding sequence ATGGCTTTATTAGTAGCTTTAGTACCAATGTTTGCTTGGGGCAGCATTGGATTAGTAAGTGGAAAATTAGGTGGCGATGCCAATCAACAAACCCTCGGAATGACGATGGGAGCGTTTATTTTTTCACTGGGAATCTTTTTTGTTATGCGACCAAGCATTGATATGTTAACAATTATGATTGGTTTTATTTCAGGCTTGTTTTGGTTTGTGGGACAAAATGGCCAGTTTCATGCCATGAAGGCCATGGGCGTTTCAGTTGGCTTACCACTTTCAACAGGGATGCAATTGATGCTAAATACAATTGCTGGGGCTATTTTCTTTCATGAATGGCGTCATGTGCGAGATTTTATTTTAGGATTTTTAGCTTTGGCATTATTAGTAGCGGGGGCTTACTTAACTTCCCGTAAAGATCCCAATGGTAAAAGTAAACCAGAAGCCGGTATGAAAATGTATGATTTTGGCAAGGGGTTTCGTTTCTTGTTTATTTCGACAATTGGCTATGGTCTTTATACGATTATCATTACTTGGGCTGGACTTGATCCTTTAGCAATTATTTTACCTCAAAGTATTGGGATGTTAACTGGTGCGTTATGTTTTTCAGCGCGAAAAGTTGCCTTTGATAAATATGTCTGGCGCAATATTACTTCGGGCCTTTTGTGGGGGATCGGAAATATTTGTATGCTGTTATCCATTCAAACCGTTGGCCTGGCGGTCGGATTTTCGTTATCACAAATGGGTATTATCATTTCGACTTTGGGTGGAATTTTCTTATTAGGTGAACACAAGACGAAAAAAGAAATGTTTTATGTCATTATCGGTTGCCTTCTTGTTATTTTTGGTGGTATTCTTTTAGGATATATGAAGGCTTTATCTTAA
- a CDS encoding glutamate decarboxylase — MLYEKKNRREAEYLEPIFGTRDEDEMLPSYKLGEQSMEPRVAYQMIKDDLLDEGKSRLNLATFCQTYMEPEAVKLMSETLDRNAIDKSEYPRTAEIENRCVNIIADLWHGQEDFIGTSTIGSSEACMLAGMAMKFSWRKRAAKLGVALEKRKPNLIISSGYQVCWEKFCVYWDIELREIPLTADCLSLDIEKAMAEIDEYTIGVVGILGITYTGQYDDIEKLDAKLTEYNKQTEHKVYIHVDAASGGLYAPFVEPDLKWDFQLENVISINASGHKYGLVYPGVGWVVWKNRSFLPEELIFKVSYLGGELPTMAINFSHSAAQLIGQYYNFVRFGFNGYQSIHKRTHDVAMYLAEKLKESHQFELINDGKQLPLVCYQLHPDEKRQWTLYDLSDRLLMKGWQVPTYPLPKSLDNQVIQRIVVRSDFGMNMAHDFIEDLKAAITELEQSHLVFHEKTERKNYGFTH, encoded by the coding sequence ATGCTTTATGAAAAAAAGAATCGCCGTGAAGCGGAATATTTAGAACCAATCTTTGGAACTAGAGATGAAGATGAAATGTTACCTTCTTATAAACTAGGAGAACAATCAATGGAACCGCGGGTGGCCTACCAAATGATTAAAGATGATTTGTTAGATGAAGGGAAATCGCGCTTAAATTTAGCCACTTTTTGCCAAACCTATATGGAGCCAGAAGCGGTCAAATTAATGAGTGAGACGCTAGATCGTAATGCCATTGACAAGTCCGAATATCCTCGGACTGCCGAAATTGAAAATCGCTGTGTCAATATAATTGCAGATTTATGGCATGGACAAGAAGATTTTATCGGAACTTCTACGATTGGTTCTTCCGAGGCGTGTATGTTAGCGGGGATGGCGATGAAGTTTTCATGGCGTAAACGGGCTGCAAAACTAGGCGTGGCGCTTGAAAAAAGAAAACCCAATTTAATTATTTCGTCAGGTTATCAAGTTTGTTGGGAGAAATTTTGTGTCTATTGGGACATTGAGCTTCGGGAAATACCATTGACAGCTGATTGTCTTTCTTTAGATATTGAAAAAGCAATGGCTGAAATTGATGAATATACCATTGGCGTCGTAGGAATTTTAGGTATTACCTACACAGGTCAATACGATGATATAGAAAAACTCGATGCAAAATTAACAGAATATAACAAACAGACAGAACACAAGGTTTATATCCACGTAGATGCAGCTTCAGGGGGATTGTATGCACCTTTTGTAGAACCAGATTTAAAATGGGACTTTCAATTAGAAAATGTTATCTCAATTAATGCATCAGGTCATAAGTATGGATTAGTTTATCCTGGTGTTGGTTGGGTGGTATGGAAGAATAGATCATTTTTACCAGAAGAATTAATTTTTAAGGTGAGCTACTTAGGTGGTGAGTTGCCAACGATGGCAATCAATTTTTCCCATAGCGCTGCACAGTTGATTGGACAATACTATAATTTTGTACGCTTTGGCTTTAACGGCTATCAAAGTATCCACAAGCGCACCCATGATGTTGCCATGTACCTAGCAGAAAAATTAAAAGAGTCGCATCAATTTGAATTGATTAATGACGGTAAGCAATTACCGCTTGTGTGTTATCAGTTACACCCCGACGAAAAACGGCAGTGGACACTTTATGATTTGTCTGATCGCCTATTAATGAAAGGCTGGCAAGTTCCTACCTATCCTTTGCCGAAGTCTTTAGATAATCAAGTAATTCAGCGGATTGTAGTTCGGAGTGATTTTGGGATGAATATGGCGCATGATTTTATTGAAGATTTAAAGGCGGCCATCACAGAGTTAGAGCAGAGTCATTTGGTTTTTCACGAAAAAACTGAACGGAAAAATTATGGCTTTACTCATTAA
- the sapR gene encoding two-component system response regulator SapR: MAKIMVVEDEGVIRQLIMEELKKWQFDVFGTTNFENVFSDFSEEEPQLVLLDINLPVFDGYYWCQKIREVSKVPIIFISSRNTNMDMIMAMNMGADDFVTKPFELDVLVAKINALLRRSYNYSEANAETLVHNGLTLNVDNSTMMIHDEVIDLSKNEYRLLYILMKNNGKILSREKLLRALWDDERYVDDNTLTVNINRLRRKIEQAGVKDYIETKVGQGYIVP; encoded by the coding sequence ATGGCAAAAATTATGGTAGTAGAAGACGAAGGAGTCATTCGTCAGTTAATTATGGAAGAGTTGAAAAAGTGGCAATTTGATGTCTTTGGCACCACCAATTTTGAAAATGTTTTTAGTGATTTTAGTGAAGAAGAACCACAATTGGTTTTATTAGATATCAATTTGCCAGTTTTTGATGGCTATTACTGGTGTCAAAAAATTCGTGAAGTTTCCAAGGTGCCGATTATTTTTATTTCGAGTCGCAATACGAATATGGATATGATTATGGCCATGAACATGGGGGCAGATGACTTTGTCACAAAACCTTTTGAATTGGATGTCTTGGTCGCAAAAATTAATGCTTTGTTACGCCGTTCCTACAATTATTCCGAAGCAAATGCTGAAACGTTGGTCCACAATGGTTTAACGTTGAATGTGGACAACAGTACCATGATGATTCACGATGAAGTAATTGACTTGAGTAAAAATGAATACCGGCTGTTGTACATCTTAATGAAGAATAATGGCAAAATTTTATCCCGTGAAAAATTGTTGCGGGCGTTGTGGGATGATGAACGTTATGTTGATGATAATACGTTAACCGTGAATATTAATCGCCTGCGTCGAAAAATTGAACAGGCTGGTGTGAAAGACTACATTGAAACTAAAGTAGGACAAGGTTATATTGTTCCGTAA
- a CDS encoding amino acid permease: protein MNFRKKEIETGYANDLKRNLQLKDLIMLGIGAIIGTGIFVITGVPDANHAGPALTLSFVLAAVVVGLSGLCFAEFSARIPVIGGPYAYMYVVFGEFAAWFTGWFLICEFLLAVSSVASGWSGYMQGFLGSWGIHLPKGLTAGYNAANGTYIDLIAALVIVFITFWVSQEAKKALRLNNAMVWVKFFIIILFIAVGIFYIKPNNWTPFMPNGASSVFRGSSLVFFAFLGFDSVAMAAEEVKNPQKDVPKGIIGSIGIATILYIIVTLISTGVVPFAKLQVSDPMAFVMRYAGHGFLGSIISVGAILTLLTVTISMMYSLARLLYAISKDGLLPKQMQKIDQKTRTPKNATFVAGAFALFFAAAFPLQILAELTNIAALVYLMMVSGGILKLRKEFGKPEKGQFAVPFVPLLPILSVLACIFLIAQFSVTTYLVFAVTLVLGLAIYFFYGYRNSKMNNE from the coding sequence ATGAATTTTCGCAAAAAAGAGATTGAAACAGGTTATGCTAATGACTTAAAGCGTAATTTGCAGCTAAAAGATTTAATTATGCTGGGAATTGGCGCTATTATCGGAACGGGAATTTTTGTGATTACGGGGGTGCCAGACGCCAATCATGCTGGTCCGGCATTAACGTTATCTTTTGTTTTAGCAGCGGTAGTAGTGGGTTTATCAGGACTTTGTTTTGCTGAATTTTCAGCGCGTATTCCTGTTATCGGCGGACCATATGCCTACATGTATGTTGTCTTTGGTGAATTTGCCGCTTGGTTTACAGGCTGGTTTTTAATTTGTGAGTTTTTATTAGCTGTTTCATCAGTCGCTTCTGGTTGGTCAGGTTATATGCAGGGATTTTTGGGTAGCTGGGGTATTCATTTACCCAAAGGGCTAACAGCTGGATATAATGCTGCAAATGGCACATATATCGACTTGATTGCTGCATTGGTGATTGTTTTTATTACTTTTTGGGTGAGCCAAGAAGCCAAAAAAGCATTACGCTTAAACAATGCGATGGTGTGGGTGAAATTTTTCATTATTATTTTATTTATTGCGGTTGGAATCTTTTATATTAAACCCAATAACTGGACACCCTTTATGCCAAATGGTGCCAGTAGTGTTTTTCGCGGATCATCTTTAGTTTTCTTTGCCTTTTTAGGGTTTGATTCAGTGGCAATGGCAGCAGAAGAAGTAAAAAATCCGCAAAAGGATGTACCAAAAGGAATTATCGGCTCTATTGGTATTGCAACTATTTTATATATTATTGTAACGTTGATTTCGACCGGAGTTGTACCATTTGCTAAGTTACAAGTATCTGATCCAATGGCGTTTGTGATGCGTTATGCCGGACACGGCTTTTTAGGTTCTATAATTTCTGTGGGGGCCATTTTAACACTACTAACGGTAACAATTTCAATGATGTATTCTTTAGCGCGTTTATTGTATGCCATAAGCAAAGATGGTCTTTTACCAAAGCAAATGCAAAAAATTGATCAAAAAACGCGTACACCAAAAAATGCGACTTTTGTCGCGGGAGCCTTTGCATTATTCTTTGCCGCTGCTTTTCCGTTGCAGATTTTGGCGGAGTTAACGAATATTGCCGCCTTGGTTTACTTAATGATGGTTTCTGGTGGTATTTTGAAATTACGGAAAGAATTTGGTAAACCAGAAAAAGGCCAATTTGCAGTGCCCTTTGTACCCTTGTTGCCAATTTTATCGGTGCTGGCTTGTATCTTTTTAATTGCACAGTTTAGCGTGACCACGTATCTTGTTTTTGCTGTAACGTTAGTATTAGGTTTAGCAATTTACTTTTTCTATGGGTATCGCAACAGTAAGATGAACAACGAATAA
- a CDS encoding phosphohexomutase domain-containing protein: MAKKLPLALSSDIRGIAVATTDFIANLTPVEMEEIAAGLIQFLQNKGLAQKYKSGKLRVGIGRDSRISGPELKKAFVAALQKQGVNVIDFDLATTPAMFMSTQFAQFNCDAGIMLTASHLPYYYNGVKIFTKAGGVEEEDIRYIMAHPEIHENNFEGTYQTADLISVYSADLVAKIKAATKDFGEKPLTGWHIVVDAGNGAGGFFAEKVLQVLGADTSGSQFLNPDGNFPNHIPNPDNKEAMASIKSAVLTQKADLGVIFDTDVDRAALVGPNGAVLNRNNLIAVLSKIILTQHPGATIVTNSPTSDHLKDFIVLQGGQQVRYISGYKNVINKMIALNAEGIDTQLAIETSGHAAFKENYNLDDGAYVVAKILMMLPQLKAQGQTITDLIDQLNQPAETLEIRLKINESNFKVYGQEVIDALRAADFVGFKEDEENEEGVRLTLSEPYGAGWLLLRLSLHEPLLVLQVENDEVGMIEKVLPVLREFFATFTELDLAPFDKK, from the coding sequence TTGGCAAAGAAATTACCATTGGCATTAAGTTCAGATATTCGTGGAATTGCAGTAGCAACAACAGATTTTATAGCAAATTTGACACCAGTAGAGATGGAAGAAATTGCAGCAGGGCTGATTCAATTTTTACAAAATAAAGGCTTAGCGCAAAAATATAAGAGCGGAAAATTACGGGTAGGAATTGGACGAGATAGCCGGATTAGTGGTCCAGAGTTGAAAAAAGCTTTTGTTGCTGCTTTACAAAAGCAAGGAGTAAATGTGATTGATTTTGATCTTGCAACGACCCCAGCAATGTTTATGAGTACGCAATTTGCACAATTTAACTGTGATGCGGGCATTATGCTGACTGCAAGTCACTTACCTTATTATTATAATGGTGTAAAAATCTTTACCAAAGCCGGCGGTGTAGAAGAAGAGGATATTCGCTACATCATGGCCCATCCTGAAATTCATGAAAATAATTTTGAAGGAACCTATCAAACTGCGGACTTGATTTCTGTATATAGTGCTGATTTGGTTGCAAAAATAAAAGCTGCAACTAAAGACTTTGGTGAAAAACCATTAACAGGCTGGCATATTGTTGTAGATGCCGGCAATGGGGCAGGTGGCTTTTTTGCAGAAAAAGTCTTGCAAGTTCTAGGTGCCGATACAAGTGGTTCGCAATTTTTAAACCCTGATGGGAATTTTCCCAACCATATCCCAAACCCGGATAATAAAGAAGCAATGGCCAGCATCAAATCTGCTGTTTTAACACAAAAAGCTGATTTAGGAGTAATTTTTGATACGGATGTAGATCGAGCGGCTTTAGTAGGGCCAAATGGCGCTGTCTTAAATCGGAATAATCTAATTGCGGTATTAAGTAAAATTATTTTGACCCAACATCCTGGAGCGACAATTGTGACGAATTCTCCGACGAGTGACCACCTAAAAGATTTCATCGTTTTACAAGGAGGGCAACAGGTTCGCTACATTTCGGGATATAAAAATGTGATTAATAAAATGATTGCTTTAAATGCAGAGGGGATTGATACGCAGTTAGCTATTGAAACGAGCGGACATGCCGCCTTTAAAGAAAACTATAATTTAGATGACGGTGCGTATGTTGTTGCTAAAATTTTGATGATGTTACCTCAATTAAAAGCACAAGGTCAAACAATCACCGATTTGATTGACCAGTTAAACCAACCAGCGGAAACTTTAGAAATTCGGCTAAAAATTAATGAAAGCAATTTTAAAGTTTATGGTCAAGAAGTGATTGACGCATTAAGAGCAGCCGATTTTGTCGGATTTAAAGAAGATGAGGAAAACGAAGAAGGGGTGCGCTTGACCCTGAGTGAACCTTATGGTGCAGGCTGGCTTTTATTACGACTAAGTTTGCATGAACCATTGTTGGTTTTACAAGTAGAAAACGATGAAGTGGGCATGATTGAAAAAGTTTTGCCGGTTTTACGTGAGTTTTTTGCTACATTTACTGAATTGGACTTGGCACCTTTTGACAAAAAATAA
- the sapS gene encoding two-component system sensor histidine kinase SapS, which yields MNFLKYLKDQWLLVFGWVGFVFLTAFVMWLTPGFQMSWRNVGYLALIEGVFFAVILIYHYYYKRRWWQKLQSAEEESPIQNYLTGARTYEEQVQQDFINQIIREHQVHMQKIIAAQEEQKDYIDSWVHEIKVPLAASRLLLHAVEFDISDEKYMQLENELGKIDGYVEQVLYVARLDNFSKDYLIEETKLKSVIQPIMRSNANYFIQKKLRYQVIGENHSVLTDAKWIGFIFQQLLSNAIKYTPENGEIFILLDKSDKGVTLTVKDSGIGIPKEDLRRIFDKGFTGQNGRFSEMHATGLGLYLAQNLANQLGVELTAESTVGVGTAMTLFFPYVSYYQEQR from the coding sequence ATGAATTTTTTAAAATATTTAAAAGATCAATGGTTATTAGTCTTTGGCTGGGTCGGTTTTGTCTTTTTAACGGCATTTGTGATGTGGTTAACACCAGGATTTCAGATGAGTTGGCGCAATGTTGGCTATTTGGCCTTAATCGAAGGGGTATTTTTTGCGGTAATTCTAATTTATCATTATTATTATAAGCGTCGCTGGTGGCAAAAATTACAGTCTGCCGAAGAAGAAAGTCCCATTCAAAATTATTTAACTGGGGCAAGAACTTACGAAGAACAAGTACAACAAGACTTCATTAACCAAATTATTCGGGAACATCAAGTCCATATGCAAAAAATAATAGCGGCCCAAGAAGAGCAAAAAGACTATATCGACTCTTGGGTTCATGAAATTAAAGTCCCATTAGCAGCTAGTCGTCTTTTGCTGCATGCAGTAGAATTTGATATTTCTGATGAAAAATATATGCAATTAGAAAATGAATTAGGTAAAATTGATGGCTATGTTGAACAAGTTTTATACGTTGCTCGCTTGGATAATTTTTCAAAAGATTATTTAATTGAGGAAACGAAGTTAAAGAGTGTGATACAGCCAATTATGCGGAGCAATGCCAACTATTTTATTCAAAAGAAATTGCGGTATCAAGTTATTGGTGAAAATCACAGTGTGCTAACTGATGCGAAGTGGATTGGTTTTATTTTTCAACAGCTGTTAAGTAACGCGATTAAATATACGCCGGAAAATGGTGAAATTTTCATTTTACTCGATAAATCTGATAAAGGGGTAACTTTGACAGTAAAAGACAGTGGAATTGGGATTCCCAAAGAAGATTTACGCCGTATTTTTGATAAAGGTTTTACTGGCCAAAACGGTCGTTTTTCTGAAATGCATGCAACAGGCTTAGGGCTTTATTTAGCGCAAAATTTGGCAAATCAGTTGGGCGTAGAATTAACAGCGGAATCAACCGTAGGAGTTGGCACAGCCATGACATTGTTCTTTCCGTATGTCTCTTATTATCAAGAACAGCGCTAA